The proteins below are encoded in one region of Phaseolus vulgaris cultivar G19833 chromosome 1, P. vulgaris v2.0, whole genome shotgun sequence:
- the LOC137815817 gene encoding uncharacterized protein: MSMPPSHPRAFPMPFSPEIMQTVVPPNLVRVQASFTGVEDPEAHLTVFHTQMMLSRGSDVVYCKMFMSTLSGIAMEWFVSLPEGHITSFHQFSKLFTEQYIVNRAPSVVSYDLFNVRQYQGESLKDYLNCFGAQVVRLPSKDEDMLVHAFKKGVLPGPFSESLIRSHPSTFAEIWRRAVAHIVVETEVSEKRGSAAPLKPRGGQGKQQQHTRVHEAKEGKKVQRKPRPYAPRKDQGRGRARESNAPQDTISW; encoded by the coding sequence ATGTCGATGCCACCATCGCATCCGAGAGCGTTCcctatgccattctcccctgaaatcatgCAAACCGTGGTACCTCCCAACCTAGTGAGAGTGCAGGCGTCGTTCACAGGGGTAGAAGATCCAGAAGCGCATCTGACGGTGTTCCACACTCAAATGATGCTGTCTAGGGGCTCAGATgtcgtgtattgcaagatgttcatgagtacACTAAGTGGAATCGCCATGGAATGGTTCGTGAGTCTaccagagggtcatatcacgtccttccatcagttttcgaagcttttcacTGAACAGTACATCGTTAACAGAGCACCTTCAGTGGTGTCGTACGATCTGTTCAATGTACGCCAATAtcaaggtgagtcgctgaaagactacctcaactgcttcggagcacaagtggttaggtTGCCCAGCAAGGACgaggatatgctggtgcatgcgtttaagaagggagtgctgcctggtcccttcagtgagtcgctcatcagaagccatcccagcacctttgccgAGATCTGgcgacgtgcggtggcgcacatagtggtagagacagaggtttctgagaaaagaggaagtgctgcaccactgAAGCCGCGTGGAGGACAGGGGAAGCAACAGCAGCAcacgagggtgcatgaggcaaagGAGGGAAAGAAGGTGCAGCGAAAACCTCGTCCTTATGCACCCAGGAAGGACCAGGGCAgagggcgtgcaagggagagtAATGCACCCCAAGATACGATTTCATGGtag